One window from the genome of Daphnia pulex isolate KAP4 chromosome 9, ASM2113471v1 encodes:
- the LOC124202033 gene encoding uncharacterized protein LOC124202033, giving the protein MANEMFLMKLIFVTTLVVVTLTQVAQPQPDRLLSTLSEKSFQDHENCLQHLTTKLFGFLNEINPPEKASDSKITSFGKEALEMISKKLEAMMSNCQNGASLRVTPIVVTHLNKNGRNFYVEQLIIQKIVLKPIVVVEQTNDKEIQILKIRENERLVEKMQVEVENMKRDRILAMLDSDIETLEYDLKTVTLDYEREKSSGQFYYDKFNKVEAELVAEKKKFEDLNAIYLDIIDNACGCQKCRVILGNMQTPNWFPNFQASRTPN; this is encoded by the exons ATGGCGAACGAAATGTTCTTGATGAAACTGATTTTTGTAACAACTCTAGTAGTGGTGACTCTGACGCAAGTTGCGCAACCCCAGCCAGACAGATTGCTCAGCACTCTCTCTGAAAAATCATTCCAAGATCACGAGAATTGCTTGCAACACTTAACGACAAAATTGTTTGGATTTCTCAATGAAATTAATCCACCAGAAAAGGCTAGTGAT AGTAAAATCACCAGTTTTGGAAAAGAGGCCCTGGAGATGATATCTAAA aaaCTGGAGGCCATGATGTCCAACTGCCAAAATGGGGCTTCACTTAGAGTTACGCCAATCGTCGTTACTCAC TTGaacaaaaatggaaggaaTTTCTACGTTGAGCAGCTGATCATTCAGAAAATTGTGCTAAAG cccaTCGTGGTGGTGGAACAAACCAATGACAAAGAAATTCAGATTCTCAAGATCAGAGAGAACGAAAGGTTAGTGGAGAAGATGCAAGTGGAAGTGGAAAATATGAAAAGGGACCGAATTTTGGCAATGCTCGACTCTGATATCGAAACACTCGAATACGACTTAAAAACCGTGACTCTTGATTACGAACGCGAGAAATCTAGTGGTCAATTTTACTACGACAAGTTTAACAAAGTCGAAGCGGAACTGGTGgccgagaagaaaaagtttgaagattTAAATGCAATTTACCTGGACATCATTGACAATGCTTGTGGTTGTCAAAAGTGTAGAGTCATCTTGGGCAATATGCAAACACCGAATTGGTTTCCTAATTTTCAAGCCTCCAGAACTCCAAactag
- the LOC124202032 gene encoding uncharacterized protein LOC124202032, translated as MAKAIFLLGLAVLMALANAQYQGGFMASPLSENSFQNNEVCISYLNTSLAESMVKLNRPGNANNAGFNAIGKEVEEIINKKITNLMLKCRGINLTTPPEIANHFNMDGKSFFVEQLAIQKTEIKPRLRAEVDNIIQIDKLKASLNKIAKEKAEQEQLGSQKLSLAASKRAEIEKLKVRLEQMIQSRNHEYQSGNFYYNRFNQRSLELQEERKKYASLKEKYDEILTNVCGCTRCRNNQTPNNWANILSTGRNVEKETNTSEVLWKTTTVNTPTIH; from the exons ATGGCAAAGGCAATTTTCCTGTTGGGACTGGCTGTTTTGATGGCATTGGCTAACGCTCAGTATCAAGGAGGATTTATGGCGAGTCCTCTCTCGGAAAACTCGTTTCAAAACAACGAAGTTTGCATCAGTTATTTGAACACGTCGCTCGCTGAATCTATGGTCAAACTCAATCGACCAGGAAACGCCAACAAC GCTGGCTTCAATGCTATTGGAAAAGAAGTCgaagaaataatcaataaa AAAATTACTAATTTGATGTTGAAATGTAGAGGAATCAATCTAACAACTCCGCCCGAAATCGCTAATCAC TTCAATATGGATGGAAAGAGTTTCTTTGTTGAGCAGCTGGCTATTCAGAAAACTGAAATTAAG CCCAGATTGAGAGCGGAAGTAGATAACATAATACAAATTGACAAACTGAAGGCTTCGTTGAATAAaatagccaaagaaaaagcggaACAAGAACAATTGGGTTCGCAAAAGTTAAGTCTTGCGGCAAGTAAAAGAGCCGAAATCGAGAAACTGAAAGTGAGATTAGAACAGATGATTCAAAGTCGAAATCACGAGTACCAGAGCGGAAACTTCTATTACAACCGCTTCAATCAGCGCAGCCTCGAGTTGCaggaagagaggaaaaaatacGCCAGTCTCAAGGAAAAATATGACGAAATTCTGACCAATGTTTGCGGATGTACAAGATGCAGAAACaatcaaacaccaaacaactGGGCGAATATTCTCAGCACCGGAAGaaatgtcgaaaaagaaacgaatacTTCGGAAGTCCTATGGAAAACTACTACGGTCAACACTCCGACTATTCATTAG
- the LOC124202039 gene encoding macoilin-1-like isoform X2, producing the protein MKRRTGDMCGKWPRRTVNRSRGKLGSVENVWWCSPGFVYIRVLSFWAFVLIIDFLLEFRLELLWPLWLFLTSVYDSFKYQGLAFSVFFVCLSLTADFLCFLFIPVQWLFFVAPTYVWIQYVWHTERGICLPTICLWVLFIYVEASIRLKDLKHFPAHLDLCRPFAAHCIGYPVVTWGFDIKGYISYRIRQRKQREVAKENEFYYELLVQSLPSEQQEAYHLRNSASQQTVSNTVEELTLPVANGNPITIAPNAPSKNVSSPPSSSSSSSSSSSSSSTQQVSSSIKREKEKNSEKNYEKKGSFHDFHEAMEASQLLKEKERERDRDKEKERKSKLNNSAHILNSNNTNNNAHIKQRNNIHSNSSNEAGSPATPSEHVLRLEADIKRLKADLQASRQSEAELRSQLSQHASGERAIRAELSQVQQDNDSLQAKLHGLVSARQSDKQTLASLEKRLQEERRCRLLVETQLANERRARANEVIEASKAQQRSKNNNGITECGEHCRQRRRELEGEAQQLRREIKSGEDRLRAMEMEIQQYQQLRRAQQQAANSPSQQQQQHQQQQQMQQQQQLQQQQQQQQQQQMQQQQQQQQLQQQQQQQQQQHHHQQHHNVETELLVSALSALQDKTSHLESSLSAETRIKLDLFSALGEAKKQLEQRESLLMAREREISELKAKVTEVLAVMPSMNEPSQLSHSLGISDLGNHALSMSSLNSYLSTYPLTMADLGLSNNLNLSDLNLDPVPSSALTPSSPLTPMRPYTSKLFSTHSNGGSNMLNSCMGMGSLNDDGKGPKSGGLSSGLDPNATAYTPKALGNGDL; encoded by the exons ATGAAGAGGAGAACTGGCGATATGTGCGGAAAGTGGCCGCGACGTACAGTCAACCGCAGTCGCGGAAAACTCGGATCTGTCGAAAATGTTTGGTGGTGCTCACCTG GATTTGTTTACATTCGTGTTCTGTCTTTCTGGGCTTTCGTTCTGATCATTGACTTCCTCCTGGAGTTTCGTCTAGAACTTCTGTGGCCCCTCTGGCTGTTCCTGACATCTGTTTACGATTCATTTAAATACCAAGGCTTG GCCTTCTCAGTATTCTTTGTGTGCTTGTCACTGACGGCCgattttctctgttttctaTTCATCCCAGTTCAATGGCTGTTTTTTGTTGCCCCAACATATGTATGGATACAATATGTTTGGCACACAG AAAGAGGAATTTGTCTACCAACTATTTGCCTGTGGGTGCTTTTCATCTACGTGGAGGCTTCAATACGATTGAAGGATCTGAAACATTTCCCAGCACATCTGGATCTCTGTCGGCCGTTTGCCGCTCATTGTATAGGCTATCCGGTCGTTACGTGGGGTTTTGATATTAAAGGCTACATATCCTATAGGATACGTCAG CGTAAGCAACGGGAAGTTGCTAAGGAAAATGAGTTCTACTATGAACTTTTGGTACAGTCTTTGCCGTCAGAACAGCAGGAAGCGTACCATTTAAGAAATAGTGCATCACAA CAAACCGTATCGAATACGGTTGAAGAATTGACGTTGCCAGTTGCCAACGGCAATCCTATAACCATTGCCCCTAACGCACCTTCCAAAAATGTGTCTTCACCCCCGTcgtcatcgtcttcttcttcgtcatcttcttcctcatcttccacCCAAcaggtttcttcttcaattaaaagggaaaaggagaagaactCAGAGAAAAACTATGAAAAGAAAGG TTCATTCCATGACTTCCATGAAGCGATGGAGGCCTCTCAGCTCTTGAAGGAAAAAGAGCGAGAGAGGGATCGAGATAAGGAGAAGGAGAGGAAGAGCAAGTTGAATAACTCTGCTCACATACTCAATTCTAACAATACCAACAATAACGCTCATATTAAACAGCGGAACAACATTCACAGTAACTCGTCTAACGAGGCTGGTAGTCCAGCGACGCCTAGTGAACACGTCCTCAGACTGGAGGCTGATATTAAACGGCTCAAAGCCGACC TACAGGCTTCAAGACAGTCAGAAGCTGAGCTACGGTCGCAATTGTCCCAACACGCATCTGGCGAACGTGCCATTCGAGCGGAATTATCACAGGTTCAGCAGGACAATGACTCTCTACAAGCCAA GTTACATGGTCTAGTCTCGGCCCGTCAATCTGATAAGCAGACGTTGGCTTCCCTCGAAAAGCGATTGCAGGAAGAGAGAAGATGTCGATTACTGGTCGAGACGCAGCTTGCAAATGAGCGACGAGCTCGAGCCAACGAAGTGATTGAGGCTAGTAAGGCTCAACAACG GTCCAAAAACAACAATGGCATCACCGAGTGCGGGGAACATTGCCGCCAGAGACGTCGCGAATTGGAGGGCGAAGCTCAGCAGCTGCGACGGGAAATTAAAAGTGGCGAAGACCGTCTTCGAGCAATGGAGATGGAAATCCAACAGTACCAGCAACTGCGACGGGCACAGCAACAGGCGGCCAACTCTCCtagccagcaacaacagcaacatcaacaacaacaacaaatgcagcaacagcaacaactccagcagcagcagcaacaacaacaacagcagcaaatgcagcagcagcagcaacaacaacaacttcagcaacagcagcagcaacaacagcagcaacaccacCATCAACAACATCACAATGTGGAAACAGAATTGCTGGTGTCTGCGCTGTCTGCCCTGCAAGACAAGACATCTCATCTGGAGTCTTCACTCAGCGCTGAGACACGAATCAAATTGGATTTGTTCAGCGCCCTGGGAGAAGCGAAGAAACAGCTGGAGCAACGCGAAA GTTTGTTGATGGCTCGCGAACGTGAAATTTCCGAGTTGAAGGCCAAAGTGACTGAGGTTTTGGCTGTGATGCCTAGCATGAACGAGCCAAGTCAACTAAGTCATAGTCTGGGCATCAGCGATCTCGGCAATCACGCTCTTTCTATGAGCAGCCTGAATAGCTACTTGTCCACGTACCCTCTGACGATGGCCGACTTGGGACTGTCGAACAACCTAAACCTGAGTGACTTGAACTTGGACCCGGTCCCGTCATCGGCCCTGACGCCCTCTAGCCCGCTGACTCCGATGCGTCCCTATACGTCCAAGCTGTTCAGTACTCATTCTAACGGCGGGTCGAACATGCTCAACAGTTGCATGGGCATGGGCTCACTCAACGACGACGGCAAAGGACCCAAATCCGGAGGACTGTCCAGCGGCCTCGACCCGAATGCGACCGCTTACACCCCTAAAGCCCTAGGCAATGGGGATCTCTAA
- the LOC124202039 gene encoding macoilin-1-like isoform X1: protein MKRRTGDMCGKWPRRTVNRSRGKLGSVENVWWCSPGFVYIRVLSFWAFVLIIDFLLEFRLELLWPLWLFLTSVYDSFKYQGLAFSVFFVCLSLTADFLCFLFIPVQWLFFVAPTYVWIQYVWHTERGICLPTICLWVLFIYVEASIRLKDLKHFPAHLDLCRPFAAHCIGYPVVTWGFDIKGYISYRIRQRKQREVAKENEFYYELLVQSLPSEQQEAYHLRNSASQQTVSNTVEELTLPVANGNPITIAPNAPSKNVSSPPSSSSSSSSSSSSSSTQQVSSSIKREKEKNSEKNYEKKGSFHDFHEAMEASQLLKEKERERDRDKEKERKSKLNNSAHILNSNNTNNNAHIKQRNNIHSNSSNEAGSPATPSEHVLRLEADIKRLKADLQASRQSEAELRSQLSQHASGERAIRAELSQVQQDNDSLQAKLHGLVSARQSDKQTLASLEKRLQEERRCRLLVETQLANERRARANEVIEASKAQQRSKNNNGITECGEHCRQRRRELEGEAQQLRREIKSGEDRLRAMEMEIQQYQQLRRAQQQAANSPSQQQQQHQQQQQMQQQQQLQQQQQQQQQQQMQQQQQQQQLQQQQQQQQQQHHHQQHHNVETELLVSALSALQDKTSHLESSLSAETRIKLDLFSALGEAKKQLEQRESLLMAREREISELKAKVTEVLAVMPSMNEPSQLSHSLGISDLGNHALSMSSLNSYLSTYPLTMADLGLSNNLNLSDLNLDPVPSSALTPSSPLTPMRPYTSKLFSTHSNGGSNMLNSCMGMGSLNDDGKGPKSGGLSSGLDPNATAYTPKALGNGDL, encoded by the exons ATGAAGAGGAGAACTGGCGATATGTGCGGAAAGTGGCCGCGACGTACAGTCAACCGCAGTCGCGGAAAACTCGGATCTGTCGAAAATGTTTGGTGGTGCTCACCTG GATTTGTTTACATTCGTGTTCTGTCTTTCTGGGCTTTCGTTCTGATCATTGACTTCCTCCTGGAGTTTCGTCTAGAACTTCTGTGGCCCCTCTGGCTGTTCCTGACATCTGTTTACGATTCATTTAAATACCAAGGCTTG GCCTTCTCAGTATTCTTTGTGTGCTTGTCACTGACGGCCgattttctctgttttctaTTCATCCCAGTTCAATGGCTGTTTTTTGTTGCCCCAACATATGTATGGATACAATATGTTTGGCACACAG AAAGAGGAATTTGTCTACCAACTATTTGCCTGTGGGTGCTTTTCATCTACGTGGAGGCTTCAATACGATTGAAGGATCTGAAACATTTCCCAGCACATCTGGATCTCTGTCGGCCGTTTGCCGCTCATTGTATAGGCTATCCGGTCGTTACGTGGGGTTTTGATATTAAAGGCTACATATCCTATAGGATACGTCAG CGTAAGCAACGGGAAGTTGCTAAGGAAAATGAGTTCTACTATGAACTTTTGGTACAGTCTTTGCCGTCAGAACAGCAGGAAGCGTACCATTTAAGAAATAGTGCATCACAA CAAACCGTATCGAATACGGTTGAAGAATTGACGTTGCCAGTTGCCAACGGCAATCCTATAACCATTGCCCCTAACGCACCTTCCAAAAATGTGTCTTCACCCCCGTcgtcatcgtcttcttcttcgtcatcttcttcctcatcttccacCCAAcaggtttcttcttcaattaaaagggaaaaggagaagaactCAGAGAAAAACTATGAAAAGAAAGG TTCATTCCATGACTTCCATGAAGCGATGGAGGCCTCTCAGCTCTTGAAGGAAAAAGAGCGAGAGAGGGATCGAGATAAGGAGAAGGAGAGGAAGAGCAAGTTGAATAACTCTGCTCACATACTCAATTCTAACAATACCAACAATAACGCTCATATTAAACAGCGGAACAACATTCACAGTAACTCGTCTAACGAGGCTGGTAGTCCAGCGACGCCTAGTGAACACGTCCTCAGACTGGAGGCTGATATTAAACGGCTCAAAGCCGACCTACAG GCTTCAAGACAGTCAGAAGCTGAGCTACGGTCGCAATTGTCCCAACACGCATCTGGCGAACGTGCCATTCGAGCGGAATTATCACAGGTTCAGCAGGACAATGACTCTCTACAAGCCAA GTTACATGGTCTAGTCTCGGCCCGTCAATCTGATAAGCAGACGTTGGCTTCCCTCGAAAAGCGATTGCAGGAAGAGAGAAGATGTCGATTACTGGTCGAGACGCAGCTTGCAAATGAGCGACGAGCTCGAGCCAACGAAGTGATTGAGGCTAGTAAGGCTCAACAACG GTCCAAAAACAACAATGGCATCACCGAGTGCGGGGAACATTGCCGCCAGAGACGTCGCGAATTGGAGGGCGAAGCTCAGCAGCTGCGACGGGAAATTAAAAGTGGCGAAGACCGTCTTCGAGCAATGGAGATGGAAATCCAACAGTACCAGCAACTGCGACGGGCACAGCAACAGGCGGCCAACTCTCCtagccagcaacaacagcaacatcaacaacaacaacaaatgcagcaacagcaacaactccagcagcagcagcaacaacaacaacagcagcaaatgcagcagcagcagcaacaacaacaacttcagcaacagcagcagcaacaacagcagcaacaccacCATCAACAACATCACAATGTGGAAACAGAATTGCTGGTGTCTGCGCTGTCTGCCCTGCAAGACAAGACATCTCATCTGGAGTCTTCACTCAGCGCTGAGACACGAATCAAATTGGATTTGTTCAGCGCCCTGGGAGAAGCGAAGAAACAGCTGGAGCAACGCGAAA GTTTGTTGATGGCTCGCGAACGTGAAATTTCCGAGTTGAAGGCCAAAGTGACTGAGGTTTTGGCTGTGATGCCTAGCATGAACGAGCCAAGTCAACTAAGTCATAGTCTGGGCATCAGCGATCTCGGCAATCACGCTCTTTCTATGAGCAGCCTGAATAGCTACTTGTCCACGTACCCTCTGACGATGGCCGACTTGGGACTGTCGAACAACCTAAACCTGAGTGACTTGAACTTGGACCCGGTCCCGTCATCGGCCCTGACGCCCTCTAGCCCGCTGACTCCGATGCGTCCCTATACGTCCAAGCTGTTCAGTACTCATTCTAACGGCGGGTCGAACATGCTCAACAGTTGCATGGGCATGGGCTCACTCAACGACGACGGCAAAGGACCCAAATCCGGAGGACTGTCCAGCGGCCTCGACCCGAATGCGACCGCTTACACCCCTAAAGCCCTAGGCAATGGGGATCTCTAA